Within Epilithonimonas zeae, the genomic segment TAATCAATAAGAATCCCAAATCCACCATTGGTGTCATATCCACACGAATTGGTTTCTTGTTTTGAGTTTTCTTTCCGTTAGATTGTTCTTTAATTTGTACTTCTGCCATAGCTTTAAGTTTTAGTAGTTAGTAATAGAAAATAAAAATCCATAACGATTCTTCATCATTATGGATTTTTGAATACAAATTATGTACCTAAAATTTTATTTTATTATAAAAATATTATTTATATAATTATAAATTTTGCCATTGTTCAAAAGTCATCTGAAATTTGATTTCTTTTCCGTGTGTTCCGATTTCTTCCCAGCCAGAAAATTTGTAGAATTGTTCAGCTCTTGTTTTTGGCGCAGTTCCCAGCCAAACTGTAGTTTTTGTCTGTTGAAAATACCAGCTCAACATCAGATTATGTAACTGTTTTCCGATGCCTTGCTTTTCGAATTTAGGTTTTAGAAACAATGCCCAAATATTGCTTTCAACCAAATCTACGATGGCGAATCCTACAATTTCATTTTCAATTTCGCAAACCCAACCTTTTCCGTTGTCTGTTAAATAAATCTCGTAATCTTTATCTTTTACAACATCCGGATTGGACAATTGATTTTCATTTACAGAATTGCGGACAATCTGCATTTGTGGAATATCGCTGATATTGGCTTCTCTGAAAATCATTACTTATTTTTAAAATAATCAATTCCACATTTTAGGAATTTTTTGAAATCCTCTTTTGGCATATAGCCTGAAACAGGCGAATTAATCACCTTTTGGTCAGGCGTTACCAAAACATAGTGCGGCTGGGAATTATTATTGAAGTTAACCTGCTGGAACAGACTCCAT encodes:
- a CDS encoding GNAT family N-acetyltransferase, with product MIFREANISDIPQMQIVRNSVNENQLSNPDVVKDKDYEIYLTDNGKGWVCEIENEIVGFAIVDLVESNIWALFLKPKFEKQGIGKQLHNLMLSWYFQQTKTTVWLGTAPKTRAEQFYKFSGWEEIGTHGKEIKFQMTFEQWQNL